One genomic segment of Hevea brasiliensis isolate MT/VB/25A 57/8 chromosome 3, ASM3005281v1, whole genome shotgun sequence includes these proteins:
- the LOC110647432 gene encoding zinc finger protein ZAT11-like translates to MAMKRTRDNDGDIESLDMAKCLILLSHTLQNNNPRKPFKTHDDDSHLFECKTCNRKFPSFQALGGHRASHKKPRLMGENNNNNYNNKPRSVKLLTSLESSAGKPKMHQCSICGMEFALGQALGGHMRRHRAAMTQGFSFAHDHRVVSKLPVLRRSNSIKRVFGMDLNLTPLENDLEYLFGKMAPKVDPLI, encoded by the coding sequence ATGGCCATGAAGAGAACCAGAGACAATGATGGAGATATAGAGAGCTTGGACATGGCCAAGTGTCTCATTCTCCTCTCTCACACCCTTCAGAACAACAATCCCAGAAAACCCTTCAAGACCCACGACGACGACAGCCATCTCTTTGAGTGCAAAACTTGCAACAGAAAGTTCCCTTCATTTCAAGCTCTAGGAGGCCACCGAGCAAGCCACAAGAAGCCAAGATTgatgggagagaataataataataattacaataatAAACCCAGAAGTGTGAAACTCTTGACGAGCTTAGAAAGTAGTGCAGGAAAGCCGAAGATGCATCAGTGCTCAATCTGTGGCATGGAGTTTGCTTTAGGGCAAGCTTTGGGTGGTCATATGAGGAGGCATAGAGCTGCGATGACACAAGGATTTAGCTTTGCTCATGATCATCGAGTTGTTTCGAAATTGCCTGTGCTAAGGAGGTCCAATAGTATCAAGAGGGTGTTTGGCATGGACTTGAATCTCACTCCTTTGGAGAATGACCTTGAATATTTGTTTGGGAAGATGGCTCCCAAAGTTGATCCTTTGATTTGA